From Strix aluco isolate bStrAlu1 chromosome 5, bStrAlu1.hap1, whole genome shotgun sequence:
gagggcttgctcctggggGAGTCCTGCCTTGTGGCTTCTTGAAGTCTGCTCTCCACGCACTATCCTGAGCCATTGCTTAATGCAAATTGCCTTCCTCCACCTCTTGAGAAAGTGCTCTTTGTGCCAGACCACTGGTTGGGGGGACTCAATGCTTTTCTGGGACTGAGGACACAAAAACACAAGATTGGGGATAGAGGAGAGAAAGGCTGTTCTGTAGGAGATAAAAAGACAAAGTAGAGACTTAAGGGAAAGGCCGAAAATCAGGACAGCATTGGCAGATAGGAAAAGAAACATCAAGCATCCCAGAGGATGGAAGAATGTCAAGGAAGGACAAATGACAGGGAGAGAAATCCTGGATTATATCACTTATGAGAGCCAGCAAATTTTCAAACAgtggaaaagttttttttctttaataagccTGCTGGCAGATTTGGATAGGGGTATGTGTAGCCATCCTGTAGATTTGGCATCCCATTACAGATTAAAAGGTAATATCCAAGGAGTATTACAAAATCTAGTATTTAGAGTGGTGTGTTGACTGTACTGTTTTGGAAAGCAAGGAACCTAAGGGATCCTAGATGTGAACTAATGGATTGATACAGGTGAAGAGTTCTCCTTGTCTAGGAAGGGAGTTAAGTGATTAACTGATGTTAACTGAGTGAGAAAATACCAGGGCCAGGTGAATCTAGGCTAATTACAATATGATAACTTGGGTCTAACTTTACAGGTAaggaaagaaatcattaaaaatggatGTAAGAATAGGGAAATATCCAGTTTCAGGACATTTAAAATTCACATGGATAGTGCATGAATTGAACCTGCAATGCAGACAGTGATTGCAGTGATTTAACATGTGACTAAAATGGAGAAACTTGATAGATGAATGATAAAAGATAACAACTGAGAGGATAAACCACGTCATATTATAGATGCAGTAATGTTCAtaaagcaaacaatttttttgATCTCTGGATTCAAGCTGATATATCAGTTGGACCCCACCATGTAGTGTTTGCTCATCAGCACCAACAATAGGTACTGTATTCCCCAGCAAAGAGACCTGAATGACAAACCCAGGACAGACTTGAGCTGTGCTTCTTGGGAAAGAGGTAGTAGCAGGGGCAAATTCCAGAGCAGCCaactgtgggcagcaggtgaaTAGCTGCCCCACGGGGTGCAAAGTGGGGATGTGGGTGCCCGGGatgccagcagccctgcagctctgatGGCTCCCAGAGTAGTATTATCCCCAAGCCAGTGTGACTGCCAGGGAAAACATcagaccttaaaagaaaaaataacactaaTAAGCCCCCACTTCTACAGACTAGGTCCCTTTTTTCAAAGATACAGCATGCTTTTCCAGCTAGTTCAGATCCGCttaatgtaattaattttctttatcatATTGATATCTAATTTGCTTTCAGTATAATAAGTAGCTTAAACCATTAAGTTATTAATAATATCACCCTTCTAGCCTGCAGATTAATTATCACTCTTGCATCTATTCATTtagaatattaaaattaaattcagggGTAGATAACAATACACTTTTTTCAGATATGCTGAAAATTGCAGTGTTTCTGAGTTCTCGTGGTTAATCTGTGCGAGATAGAAGTGTCCgctttttgtttaaattaccTTTTGTATTGTAACCATTAGCATATACAAATAGTAAAGAAGGCATTAGTCCCACTGTGATGATGTTCTAGGCAAGTCAGACTGACCATAGCAGAACATGCTTGGAAGCTGAAAACTCAAATGAGCAGCAGATTCTTTTTTATACTGTTGTTTTAGGTTATTCTTTTATTAACTCATTTTTTTGTAGACATCGGAGAGCAAATAAGTGTTAAGGAAAGGTCTGAATCAACCGTGGGAGGTGTCTGagtgagaaggaaagcaaaaaaaagctgAGCATCAGAACATACTTCTGGGCAGCAAAGTCTACCAAAAAGTCTTTCAAAGCATTTGAAATTAGACTTAATTTTTACGAGATcacagttttgcatttttctctgtttgcGCTGGGTATAATGTTAACAAAAGCAACCAAAAGACATCCCTTTGTCATCCTATCTGCCTCCAGGGTGGCTACTGACCTTCTAACATGTCttctctcatttttgttttcaaggaCACATCATAACAATTTCCTAGAAAAAAACTTACCATGGATGTTTGGGTCAAATGGTTAGCAGTGATGGCGTTGCTTACTACAGTTGATGCTCAGCTGCTGAAGCCGGCACGGGCACCTCTGGTTCTGCACAAGCCTTTCATGGTTGTTTGGAATGCACCGACCGAGCAGTGCAGGCTGCGGTACAAGGTGGACCTGGATCTCAGTGTTTTTGACATTGTATCCAACACCAATGAGACTTTGAGTGGGTCCAATGTGACAATCTTCTATCACACTCATTTGGGATACTATCCCTACTACTCAGATAATGGAGATCCTGTCAATGGAGGGGTGCCCCAGAATGAAAGTCTTATCAAACACCTTAATAAAGCAAAGTCTGACATAGACTATTGCATACCCATGAAGAAATTTCAGGGACTTGCAGTCATTGACTGGGAAAACTGGAGACCCCAGTGGGATAGGAACTGGGGCAATAAAAGCATTTATAGAAATAAATCTCTTGAGATGGTTAGGAGACGGCATCCGCAATGGTCAGAGGACAAAGTAAGGAAAGTGGCTAAAGAGGAATTTGAAAATGCTGGCAAGAGTTTTATGAACAACACCATCCTTCTGGCTGAGCATATGAGGCCAAATGGTTTGTGGGGTTACTATCTTTATCCAGACTGCTACAATTATGATTACAAAGAACACCCGCAAACATACACAGGGAAATGCCCAGCCATTGAGTCTTCCCGCAATGACCTCCTGCTTTGGCTGTGGAAGGAAAGCACTGCTCTCTACCCTTCTATATACCTGGATTATATACTGAAGTCAAGTCCAAATGCACTAAAATTTGTTCACTATCGGGTTAAGGAGGCAATACGTGTTGCCTCAATTGCTAGAAAAGACTACGCTTTGCCTGTGTTTGTTTACTCCAGACCATTTTATGCCTATACTTTTCATGTTTTAACAGAGGTAAGCAGAGAGACTTTAGAAATTTAGAGATTAGAAGCAGCCTCTTAGAAAAAATGCTGTCTAAAAGTCTTCCTTGTATAAAAGcacttatgcttttttttttttt
This genomic window contains:
- the LOC141923841 gene encoding hyaluronidase-1-like, giving the protein MDVWVKWLAVMALLTTVDAQLLKPARAPLVLHKPFMVVWNAPTEQCRLRYKVDLDLSVFDIVSNTNETLSGSNVTIFYHTHLGYYPYYSDNGDPVNGGVPQNESLIKHLNKAKSDIDYCIPMKKFQGLAVIDWENWRPQWDRNWGNKSIYRNKSLEMVRRRHPQWSEDKVRKVAKEEFENAGKSFMNNTILLAEHMRPNGLWGYYLYPDCYNYDYKEHPQTYTGKCPAIESSRNDLLLWLWKESTALYPSIYLDYILKSSPNALKFVHYRVKEAIRVASIARKDYALPVFVYSRPFYAYTFHVLTETDLVSTIGESAALGAAGVVLWGSMQYASSKESCSTVKRYIDGPLGHYVINVTSAAKLCSKVLCKKNGRCIRKNSDSSAYLHLSPTNFKIQASHSERGPMFQATGEPSLESIEVMRQRFMCQCYQGWTGIFCELPDQRIMEHWVHVLFSRSRKQKLYVLLLGAVQILLLCSTH